A region of the Candidatus Anstonellales archaeon genome:
TTCTGCACTTATGTAAAAGCATGTGCCGCTGGTCCAGTTGGTGATGTTTCTTATTAGTGTGTAAGTTGTGCCTGGGGAAGTTAGGTTTGAGCATGAACCAAGAAGTGATGGGTCTACTGTTGCTCCTCTTGGTCCCCAGTCCTGGCCGTATCCTGTCCAGTTACCTCCCTGAGTTGAGGCTGACAGTGGATAGCCGCTTCCATAATCTCCCCAGCCGTCATTGTCTGTATCGTATATGGGCAGGCCAAGTATATTTTGGTAATAATTCCCTTGTGCAATTCCGTTTGAGGTTGTGTTAAATAGGTTTGTGTCGTTTTGGTTGTCAATGTAGGTTAGGCAGTTGTAAAGCTCGTTATGATAAAAGAGATTATCCGAAGATGTGGAGGAGATGTTTATACATGCTTTGTTGGAGGGGGGATTTCCACCTATAGTGTTATTTGCAATGATAGAGTTATCAGCATTTGTTAATTTTAGACCTGATTTGGTTTGTGAGTGTGTGGAAATGTTGCTTCCCGTTATGTTGTTCCAGCTTGAGTCAGTTAGTTCAAGTCCAAAGTATGAGGTTGATGTAGATGTGGAGTTTATTATTTGGTTGTAGTTTGAGGAGGAGATATAAATACCAGAGACTGTGGTTGATGAGGTTGTTCCATTTGAGGTTATGATTGAGTTGCCAGAAGACGAGAACCTTATGCAAATGCCACAATAGCTTGATGATGTTCCGTTTGAGTTTATGATTGAGTTGTTTTGTCCGCTATCAATTCCAATACCAAAATAAGCTCTGCCTGCGGAATATTTTATGGTTGTAAAGTTTGAAGACCAAACATATATCCCACGGCCTGTATCTAAAGACGAGGTGTAACCCACTGAACCTGTGACGTTGTTGTAGGTGCTTGAATCGACATAAATAGCATAGGAAGATTGGGAGTAGGCTGTTGAGTTTATTATTTGGTTGTAGTTTGAGGAGGAGATATAAATACCATTGCTTGAGCTTGATGTTCCGTTTGAATTGATGATTGTAATAGAGTTTACATTTGAAAGGAAAATTCCCTTTCCACCTGCAACCGAAGTCATTGCAGTTATATTATCTATTGTTCCAAGTTGTGTATTAGCAAGATAAACTCCTTTTTCAAATCCATCTATTATCCCATTGGTTATAGTGGAGTTCTTTGCAGTTGTGTATATCCCAATAGAGTTGGCTTGTTTTGTTCCATTTATTAGGAAGCCATTCAGGTTGAAGGTGACATTTTCTGCTGTTATGTTAAAGCAGGAAAGAGCATTTGTTGAGATTGAGGAGATGAGGGTATAAGTTGTTCCTTGAGTATTGAGGTTTGCGCAAGCTGAAATATCTATTGAAAAGATTGTGCTGACCAGCAGAGAGAATAGAAAAAGAGCATAAGTAACTATTCTCCTGCTAATCTCCATGGTGTGATTTTCTGTGGAGAAGCTTAAAAAAGTTATTAAAGGATAGGGGGAGAGGATTTTTTGTGCTCTGAGTTTCTCTTGCTAATCTTCATGGTGTGATTTTCTGTTTAGAAGCTTAGAAGAGGTATATCTGAGAATTTCGGAGGATGCCGCACTGTCAGGAGGCACTGAAAAGATTTCAGTATTCATAGTGGTATCTTGTTTTAGCTGTTATGTTCAGATTTCAAAAAAAGTTAAGGTCTTTCCTTTTCCTCGAAATTTAAAGTAAAGGACAAGTGCAAGGAGTGCAGCTATAGCTGCTGCTCCTATACATAGGATACTCGAGTCCCCGCTTTGGCCAGAAACTTTGCTGGCGGTTTCAGACGAGACGACTTCCAGCATCACCGTGGAATTAATCGTGTACTCGTTGTTGTATGCGTCTTTAAACGAGGATTCTACGATAAGCGGGTAACTTCCTGGTGGGACGTTGCCGACCAAAACTTTATACTGAACAGATGAGAAATCATCCTGCTCCAAGCCGCCTATAAATTGAGAGGCTTGCGCATCGAGAATCTTGAAAACAGGGCTTTCAATAAGCCTTAGTCTGAGGGCTTTTATGCGGGAGGAGCCTGTGTTTGAAACAAGGACTGAAAAGGTATGGGCCTGGCCGGCTGTAATGGGTATTGGTTTTGAAGAAACAAAAACAGAAAGTTCATTTGGGGCAGCAACGTTTACCCCAACTGAGACGTTGTAAGGTGCTTGAAGATTTCCATTTCCGTCTTTATAATAGATCTCTGCAGTTAGTGGATAAAAACCGGGTTCTATATTTTTTACTCCTACGTCAAAGAAGACGTTTGCCTCTGAGTTTGGTGCGAGGTCGCCGACGATTATTTCAGAGGTAGAAAGTGGGGTTAGGATATTGGGCGATTGGAGTTTTACTGATACAGAATAGGCAGCCATGTCACCGCTGTTTTTAAGGCGTAAGGAGAGAACTGATGCTTTGCCGGGAACTAGGGGGGAAGCGGGTACCACGCTAAATATGAATTTTGGCAATCGATTTCTTACTTCAGCATTTAGAAAGAGAGTTTCAGAATAATCAGTTCCAAGTGCATCACGATAGGTAATTACAAGTGGAACAGAATATCTCCCGCTTGGAATGCCAGAAGCCATTGTAAGATTGAGGGAGAAGACAACATTATCCTCAACGGTGCCTAGAAAAACGGGGGTGGGACCTGCGATATAAAAGCTTGTTGAGTTTGAGTAGAGTTTTGCATCATATGCCGTTCCACCGGAATTTCTTATTGTTACCTCACTTGTAAAGCCACTGTCAGCATAGGCTATTGCTGGTTGAGACTCAAGCTGAAATGAAGCGGGGTTTTTTACGCTTATTGGAACAATCAAGGTCTTTTTCCCTGACAAAAAGCCGCTTTGCCCTGTTGAGAAGTATGTAAGGTAGATGGGCAAATTATAGATTCCGGGGGGGGTATTTTTACTAACAGTAAAGGGGATTGAAAAGGAAGTAGTTATACCTGAAGAGAAATCTCCAAGATTGTATCTTCCGGAAGAGATGATGAATTGAGAACCGGCCGGCTCGGCAGTTACTGATGTGGCGTTTGAGCCAGAGTTTAGGATAGTTATGGATATTGAACCTGTGATTCCCGGTCTTACGGTTGTGGGAAGGACAGAATAGCTCGAGATTGATATATCTGCAAAATGCGTTGCAATGGCGCATAGGAGTAAAAAAACAAATACGCTTTTGTTCATGTTATCCCTTCAGGCCTCCTGCCTAATGTGCGCCTGACTTTCCTTTTTTATTTTTACTCTTTTTTCTATTGAGCCGTCGCGGATATAAAGTATTTCGTTGCTATGCGATGCAACGCTTGTGTCATGAGTAACGATTATTATAGTCTTTCCTTTTTTATTGAGCCCATCGAATATTTTTAATACTTCTCTGCCAGCTGAGGAGTCTAAATTGCCGGTTGGCTCATCAGCAAGAATTATAGAGGGGTCGTTTATAAGTGCCCTAGCTATTGCAACTCTCTGTCGTTCACCTCCAGATAGCTCTGATGGTAGATGAAAAAGCCTGTTGCTAAGAGAGAAGCTGGAGAGGATTCTCTCTGCGCGTCTCATACGCTCTTTCTTTGGAACACCAACAAGCATGGCTGGAAGTTCAACGTTTTGGATTGCGTTTAGGCTTGGAATAAGATAAAATGACTGGAATACAAAACCTATTTTTTTAGCGCGTATGCTTGAAAGGTTCTCATCTGAAAGAGTTGTCGTTTCGACACCGTCAATGTAAACCTTGCCATTGGTTGGAGTATCAAGGAGTCCAAGTATATGCATAAGAGTTGATTTTCCGCTTCCTGAGGGACCTACAATTGCAATATAATCTCCCTGATTGACTTGCATTGAAATCCCCCTGACAGCGTGAAGATTAGTGCTTCCAGCCTCATAAGTTTTCCACACATTCTCCAGTCTAATCACTTCATTTGTTATAGCCATAAGATAGGGTTATTGGTGATGAAGATTAAAAGATTTCATGTTTTAAGTGTCTATATGGAAAAAGAAGTTAGGTCCCCCTTGAGGAGGCTCAGTCGTCTTCTTAGCATAGGGAATCTTTGGCTTTATGTAATTTCTCTTTGTGAGAAAGAGAGAGTATATGCTTATCGACTTCCCCAAGTTATAAAAAAAAGATTTGGATTTTCCCCAAGCCGTTTATTGTGCTATCTTGTTCTGTATCGGCTTGAGGGCGAGGGGTTTATAAAATCAGACGTTAGGGGGAAAAGAAGATATTATTCTGCAACCAAAAAAGGAAGGGAAATATTAAAGGATGCAAAAAAGTATTTGAGGCGGTTGGTAGGTGAGCTGTGAGCCATATGAACGCAAACTCTAGAAACGAGAAACTGTATTTGTGAGTGGCTTGCGAACATGAAAATTTTGTGCGGGCAGTCCATTTTTTGAAAGAAGAAAGGAACCTGCTTGAAAAACATATGGGAGGAGATGAGTGCTGAAGGCGGATAGCAAGCAGAATGAAGCTTCTGCATCTAAATTTAGAGAAAGAAGTATCTTAAGGTGGAAGTTTGACAGACAGGATTAACAAAAAGACAAGGATACTTCTTACCGGTGTCCCTGGAACAGGAAAAACAACGCTAGCAAAGTTAATATCTAAGATTGGCGGATTTTCAAAAATTTCAATAAATGCAGTAGCCAGAAAAAGTGGAAGCGTCAAAAGAGGAGGGGAGGTAAACTTACGAAAGCTTGAAGGAGTACTAAAAGCAGAAATAAAGAGAAAAGGGGAAAAAGATATAGTTTTGGATGGGCATCTTGGATGTGAAATAAAGCTTCCTTTGGATACTGTTTTTGTACTCAGGTGCGACCCGGAGAAGCTAAAAGTAAGGCTTCGCAGAAGAAAGTACTCAAAAAAGAAGATTGAAGATAACCTATTGTGCGAAGCGCTGGATTATTGCACAGTGCAGGCAGAAAAAAATTTTGGAAGAGTTGTCGAGATTGATACTACTCATCGAAGCCCGATTACAGCTGCAAAACTTATTTTGGCCATTGCGAGAAAAAGGAGAAAGAGTACCGACAGGGTTAATTGGAAAGCGTGGCTGGAAAAAATGGTTTAAGAGCGCCTTGAAAACGAAAGTGAAAACGAATAGCTCGAAGTATATGGCTGGTGGATGGGAATAAAAATTTTAGATAAGTTGAAAGAGTAAGAAAAGTAAAAAAAGCGAAAAAACATGCAAGGCCGTTGCGGAGGCATAGCGAAGGAAAAAAGTTTAGATAATCTGAAAAGGTTGAGAAGATGCTACGGGTCGGGCGAGGGTTAGGTTGTTGGTACTAACACTGCTAGCTAAGTTTAAGAATCGGATGAGGGTATAAGAAAATCAATTGAGCTTTTGCCTTCAGGAAAGAATTTTCCATTTTTTGCTTTTACAGGAAGGTTAGCCTCGTTGCAGAGGCGCAATAGTTCCGGTGCGTCGACTATTTTGTCAGTGCAAAGATAGGGGATCTTACCTCCACCTACTTCCTCGTATTCTACCCTAAATCTCAGTTTTTGGAACATGCCGCTTCTCTGGACGCGATAGAGGACAAACCCTCTTTTTAATATTTCATCTCTGTTCATTTGCAAAAGCCTGCCTGCCGATTTTTGGGTAAGCATTCATCTCCTTGATTCAACTTTTTGGGGTCGGAGTATGTTATCATCAATTAATAGTAGTTAATAGGCAATAGGAAACCGTGTTATTCGTTTCGTATGATTACAAGTGGGATTATTCCTAGTTCAAATTCCTTTCGTGCGATATCTGTTGCGGTTTCGTGCTCTGAAACCTCCACTAATGGAGGGGCTCCAAGGGAGAGTTGGAGAGCTCGGGCACCTATGATGCGTGCCTTCTCAAATTTGTTTAGCTCGGTCATAAAAAACAACCGCTTAATCTCTCGATGAGGATAAATAAGAGTGTCGAGATGTATTTATGAAAGAAAGAATTAAAAAGGATTTTGAGCTTTTGCCAATTTATAGATATCCTTCCGTTCAAGAGTGTGCGTCCATTATTGAGCAGAGTTTGACTTTTTGGGCAAGGATGTTGTGTGTTTTTGCAATATGAGTGAGAAAAGAAAAAAAAGAGTTTCAAGGGTATATGGGTGACTGTTAAACTCTTTTTGTGCTTACTGGCAAACTCGTTCTTGTGTGCGCATTTGTGTGTGCTTGCTTGTATGCCAAACATTACACCTTAAATGTTTCATTTATATTTGGAACAGCAACTTCAAATTGTTTTAGGTCAGACATAAGTTCATTAAGCTTTTTGACTTCTCCGTGAACAAGGAATATTTTTTTTAGTCCTTTTATTCCGTTTGCAAATCTAACCAGATCGTCATGGTCGGCATGAGC
Encoded here:
- a CDS encoding ABC transporter ATP-binding protein — encoded protein: MAITNEVIRLENVWKTYEAGSTNLHAVRGISMQVNQGDYIAIVGPSGSGKSTLMHILGLLDTPTNGKVYIDGVETTTLSDENLSSIRAKKIGFVFQSFYLIPSLNAIQNVELPAMLVGVPKKERMRRAERILSSFSLSNRLFHLPSELSGGERQRVAIARALINDPSIILADEPTGNLDSSAGREVLKIFDGLNKKGKTIIIVTHDTSVASHSNEILYIRDGSIEKRVKIKKESQAHIRQEA
- a CDS encoding helix-turn-helix transcriptional regulator yields the protein MKIKRFHVLSVYMEKEVRSPLRRLSRLLSIGNLWLYVISLCEKERVYAYRLPQVIKKRFGFSPSRLLCYLVLYRLEGEGFIKSDVRGKRRYYSATKKGREILKDAKKYLRRLVGEL
- a CDS encoding adenylate kinase family protein → MTDRINKKTRILLTGVPGTGKTTLAKLISKIGGFSKISINAVARKSGSVKRGGEVNLRKLEGVLKAEIKRKGEKDIVLDGHLGCEIKLPLDTVFVLRCDPEKLKVRLRRRKYSKKKIEDNLLCEALDYCTVQAEKNFGRVVEIDTTHRSPITAAKLILAIARKRRKSTDRVNWKAWLEKMV
- a CDS encoding DNA-directed RNA polymerase subunit K; its protein translation is MTELNKFEKARIIGARALQLSLGAPPLVEVSEHETATDIARKEFELGIIPLVIIRNE